Genomic DNA from Ciona intestinalis unplaced genomic scaffold, KH HT000337.1, whole genome shotgun sequence:
CATGGGTTAATGACTTGTCCAAAGCTTACCTACACAATTtcccgctttgttggttacttctggtttgtttttgatcgaacTTGGTCGATCTTTGTAGTAAAAGAGTAAATTGATATTATGCCAATTAGTTTAATACGTACTCACTCATTCGATCTTTGATTTCTTGTTAAACTAATGTTTCGTTTCTTATTGTAGTGAGATTAGatttgtaacatattttaccGTCGGATAGTTTAAACGATTTAACTTGTCGTTAAGTTGCGAGCTAATCATTCCATGgctgtttaaaataagcagAACCGCACCGACGCAAATAGGCTACATCTGGCAGTCACAACACGATAAgcctaaatttatttatttcaaacaattaaataaacttgGCATAAAACATTGGACTACGGCTTTAACATGGTCTTAAAGTCTATTTCGTTTTGAAGTTGAAAAGATCTCTTTCCCCTTAAGGCATATGAAGGAGATAATAAATGACAACCAACCAACGATTGGCATAACTACTACCAATAAAAGACACAAGTCTATACAGAATTTTTCAACCAGATCAAGTCCATTTCCATCTAGACAATTGGCACCTTGCATGCACAGGTAAATAACAATTGCCATCGAATATACAGCACAGAATATACAGAGGAACGATCGTATCAGGATACCAATGTTTACATGGGATTCCGTGGTCGGTTCTTGTACTTTGGATTGCTGGGAAGCAAAAGACAGCATATCTGACAACGAATCGTCGTCTTCTGCTTTCCATGGTTTCTTCGGTGGATAGACTCGATGTGTAAGAACGTGTGGACGCTTTCGTTTGGATAAGTTGCTTAAACGACTTCGTATAGATCTTGGTCTGAGATAAAAAGATGATCTGTTACTGAGACAATGCTGTTCCGGTATATCGTCGAACAGTTGGTCAAGATTATCTTTGCTTGATTCAGATGACCTTGAATTGCTGGGATCTGTTGGAGTATTGCTTTGTACGCAGTATTGACTGTTGTCTTGGACTGAAGCATTTTGAGTTGTCACTCTCTTTTCATTTTCCAGCACAAGTGAAGAACCAATAGGAAACTGCAAAGATAAACTAGTTCCTGGTCTATTGTAAGAATATTGATGCGAACTTGAACTGCCCAAGTTAACATTGGAGTTTGAAAAACGACTGAAATGTGGATTTTCACCATTTTTACTACTATGTTTCAACAAACCGTGAGCTGAGGGTGTAGGAAGATAGTTTGCTTTGATGGTAAAGACTCCAGGACGAGATGAAGATTGACTTCTTGACCCTGACTGTTTGTTGAGATTTCTTTGTATGTTTGAACCAGCCGCTGAAGGAGCTTGATAGTGTTGATTTCTACCTACTTGTACATGTTCTTTTGTATTGCTGAGTCTGGATGTTACATTTACCTCTTTGAGTGTGGAAGTTGATGAGCGCGGGGTATTATTAATATCTGCTTGAACAGATTTTGATGCAAGGTGTAAAGGGTAAGATATGACGGTGCTTTCAGATtccttttgtttaatttctcTCTTACTACCCTCGAATTCTAGACCattataaaaatctaaacaagCTAAAGCTTCTATCGCTTTCTGTCTGCTTCTCGATTCAGCTATctctttataataataatctGCATTAAAACTGGGTAAGCTTCCACTGACAGTTGACATTCTTTCTAAGTTCTCATCTAAACTACTGTCTTCAGACATCTTAAACATACTTGGAAGAAATGCTTGTAAGATTCGCCCAAGCACAGACCTAACATCTTGCTCTTTCGCTTCCACTTTGCTGTGATGTGGCAATGGTTCGTTTAACAGCTGATGGCTGATTTTAAAATCAGGGACAAATTCAAAGGAATCTTCATCAGAATGTGGAACTTCATGGCTCAAAACCTCCATAGCATTAAGGAGGTCTGTTGAGTTGGATTCTGAAATAGCTTCCATCAGTTCAATGGTACTACCTGTAGTTGATGGTTGGGAAGGTGGGGGTAATATAGGAAGGTCATAGGATTTGCTTATAatctgcaaaaaatataatcatgGTTAGACATGTGTAAAAGCGGAAAACGGAACATCAGATGAAAATGAAAGAATAATATTGTCAAGTGATGGTTATGAAAATATTGGAACATACTCACCTTGTTACAATATTTAGCAGCATCAGCAGTGATGTTAAAACTTGTTCTTAAAGTGTTTTCAACGTAATCAACAAGNNNNNNNNNNNNNNNNNNNNNNNNNNNNNNNNNNNNNNNNNNNNNNNNNNTTCTCGATTCAGCTATctctttataataataatctGCATTAAAACTGGGTAAGCTTCCACTGACAGTTGACATTCTTTCTAAGTTCTCATCTAAACTACTGTCTTCAGACATCTTAAACATACTTGGAAGAAATGCCTGTAAGATTCGCCCAAGCACAGACCTAACATCTTGCTCTTTCGCTTCCACTTTGCTGTGATGTGGTAATGGTTCGTTTAACAGCTGATGGCTGATTTTAAAATCAGGGACAAATTCAAAGGAATCTTCATCAGAATGTGGAACTTCATGGCTCAAAACCTCCATAGCATTAAGGAGGTCTGTTGAGTTGGATTCTGAAATAGCTTCCATCAGTTCAATGGTACTACCTGTAGTTGATGGTTGGGAAGGTGGGGGTAATATAGGAAGGTCATAGGATTTGCTTATAatctgcaaaaaatataatcatgGTTAGACATAGGTAAAAGCGGAAAACGGAACAGGTAAAAGCGGAAAACGGAACATCAGATGAAAATGAAAGAATAATATTGTCAAGTGATGGTTATGAAAATATTGGAACATACTCACCTTGTTACAATATTTAGCAGCATCAGCAGTGATGTTAAAACTTGTTCTTAAAGTGTTTTCAAGGTAATCAACAAGGTCCTCTTCAGTTAAAGGATTATCCACAACACTTATCTGTGGAATTGATTCACTTGGAGGGGGAGCAGGGGAAGTAATCGACGAAGTGTCATCTTTTGAAAGACTTTTGctcaaaaaaatgttgctaATGCATGTTCTTATGGACTTAAAGATGATTTTAAATCCGGTACGAATGAAATGGAGTCCCTGCCAATAACTGAGGTT
This window encodes:
- the LOC113475395 gene encoding uncharacterized protein LOC113475395 — encoded protein: MEAISESNSTDLLNAMEVLSHEVPHSDEDSFEFVPDFKISHQLLNEPLPHHSKVEAKEQDVRSVLGRILQAFLPSMFKMSEDSSLDENLERMSTVSGSLPSFNADYYYKEIAESRSRQKAIEALACLDFYNGLEFEGSKREIKQKESESTVISYPLHLASKSVQADINNTPRSSTSTLKEVNVTSRLSNTKEHVQVGRNQHYQAPSAAGSNIQRNLNKQSGSRSQSSSRPGVFTIKANYLPTPSAHGLLKHSSKNGENPHFSRFSNSNVNLGSSSSHQYSYNRPGTSLSLQFPIGSSLVLENEKRVTTQNASVQDNSQYCVQSNTPTDPSNSRSSESSKDNLDQLFDDIPEQHCLSNRSSFYLRPRSIRSRLSNLSKRKRPHVLTHRVYPPKKPWKAEDDDSLSDMLSFASQQSKVQEPTTESHVNIGILIRSFLCIFCAVYSMAIVIYLCMQGANCLDGNGLDLVEKFCIDLCLLLVVVMPIVGWLSFIISFICLKGKEIFSTSKRNRL